One Aerococcus urinaeequi DNA segment encodes these proteins:
- a CDS encoding sugar kinase, whose amino-acid sequence MRKKVVTLGEILIRLTTNDSERFSQAQKLEVTYGGSEANIASTIAHLGMWASFITAVPDNELGNSAIEFMRKNGVHTGYMLRQGDRLGIYFAEKGYSIRPSKIVYDRKNSAFTESTINDYDMDLIFEDANWFHTSGITAALSDNLFDLTKATMQEAKKRGLKVSLDLNYRASLWDFEVAREKMAELLPYADICFGIEPLFVPDEGGNDYKDANNIKRPYDFDNLDDTLEYICNYYDLEAIALTKRRVINANRNILQSYMYANKTLYSSRVFDVDIIDRIGGGDAFAAGLIYAINSENYTPQECVEFANATFALKHTIPGDMGIVTLNDVHQLMNSDEGFDVSR is encoded by the coding sequence ATGCGCAAAAAGGTTGTGACGCTTGGGGAAATCTTGATTCGCTTAACAACAAATGATAGCGAACGCTTTTCTCAAGCTCAAAAATTAGAAGTCACATATGGTGGGTCTGAAGCAAATATAGCATCTACTATAGCGCATTTAGGTATGTGGGCTAGTTTTATCACAGCCGTTCCTGATAACGAATTAGGGAACAGTGCCATTGAATTTATGCGCAAAAACGGGGTACATACTGGCTACATGTTACGTCAAGGTGACCGTTTAGGTATTTACTTTGCTGAAAAAGGGTATTCTATCAGACCGTCTAAGATTGTCTATGATAGAAAGAACTCTGCTTTCACAGAATCTACAATCAATGATTATGATATGGATCTGATTTTTGAAGATGCAAACTGGTTCCATACTTCTGGTATTACTGCAGCGTTATCAGATAATTTATTTGATTTAACCAAAGCAACTATGCAAGAAGCTAAAAAACGCGGTTTAAAAGTTTCTTTAGACTTAAATTACCGTGCAAGTCTATGGGACTTTGAAGTTGCTCGTGAAAAAATGGCAGAATTATTACCTTACGCAGATATTTGCTTTGGTATTGAACCTTTATTCGTTCCGGATGAAGGCGGCAATGACTATAAGGATGCTAATAATATCAAGCGACCATATGATTTCGATAATCTAGATGATACGCTTGAATATATTTGCAATTATTATGATCTAGAAGCGATTGCGTTGACAAAACGTCGTGTAATCAATGCGAATCGTAATATTTTACAATCCTATATGTATGCGAATAAAACACTATATTCTTCGAGAGTGTTTGACGTAGATATCATTGACCGTATTGGTGGAGGCGACGCCTTCGCCGCTGGATTAATATACGCGATTAATTCAGAAAACTATACGCCTCAGGAATGCGTTGAATTTGCCAATGCAACATTTGCACTGAAACATACCATTCCAGGAGATATGGGCATTGTGACTTTAAACGATGTTCATCAATTAATGAATAGTGATGAAGGCTTCGATGTAAGTCGTTAG
- a CDS encoding HAD family hydrolase, with translation MAVLPNEFTKQNQFLVCVDSDGCAMDTMNVKHFEFFGPIAADVFGIENKEAFQEDWNRVNLFSSTRGVNRFTALVMCLDNATAAGESIMNIDALRDWANSASSLSNASLKEAIEANEEPSLVAALDWSNKVNEGIHTELTGRDEPFPGAKEGLEKLAEAGDVAIVSSANSEALQSEWTRHDLMPSVDVIYGQEAGSKADAIADLLKHGYAKDEILMVGDAPGDLKAAQTNGILYYPILFGNEEFSWDRLRNEALAKFNNKEYAGEYQDKVIGEFQDLLAKYDA, from the coding sequence ATGGCAGTTTTACCAAATGAATTTACAAAACAAAACCAATTCTTAGTTTGTGTTGACTCTGATGGCTGTGCAATGGATACAATGAACGTTAAACATTTTGAGTTCTTCGGACCAATTGCTGCAGATGTTTTTGGTATCGAAAACAAAGAAGCGTTCCAAGAAGACTGGAACCGCGTAAACTTATTCTCATCTACTCGTGGTGTAAACCGTTTTACAGCTTTAGTAATGTGTTTAGATAACGCTACTGCAGCTGGTGAATCAATCATGAATATTGATGCTTTACGTGACTGGGCTAACTCAGCATCTTCATTATCAAATGCTTCATTAAAAGAAGCTATCGAAGCAAATGAAGAGCCTTCATTAGTGGCAGCTTTAGACTGGTCTAACAAAGTAAATGAAGGTATTCATACCGAACTTACTGGACGCGATGAACCATTCCCTGGTGCTAAAGAAGGTTTAGAAAAATTAGCAGAAGCAGGAGACGTAGCAATCGTTTCTTCAGCTAACTCTGAAGCTTTACAATCAGAATGGACTCGTCATGACTTGATGCCTTCAGTTGACGTTATTTACGGTCAAGAAGCTGGTTCAAAAGCAGATGCAATTGCTGACTTATTGAAACATGGTTATGCAAAAGACGAAATCCTAATGGTTGGTGACGCACCTGGTGATTTGAAAGCAGCTCAAACAAATGGCATTCTTTACTACCCAATCTTATTTGGAAATGAAGAATTCTCATGGGATCGTCTACGTAATGAAGCGTTAGCTAAATTCAACAACAAAGAATATGCTGGTGAATATCAAGATAAAGTGATTGGTGAATTCCAAGACTTATTAGCAAAATACGACGCATAA
- a CDS encoding bifunctional 2-keto-4-hydroxyglutarate aldolase/2-keto-3-deoxy-6-phosphogluconate aldolase: MANKAETVVQMQKNFLFAVVRGESEQAGYEISKAVYEGGVKNIEVTFSTPGAERVMARLSEEFEGTDMVVGAGTVLDAITARISILNGARFIVSPTWVPEIAEICNLYTIPYLPGCGTVTEIQQALTAGCEIVKVFPGGVLGSGFIKDVHGPLPQVEMMPSGGVNIDNMETWINNGAWAVGVGSALTKRYKADGADSCREEAQKFADKLAEIQGGK; encoded by the coding sequence ATGGCAAATAAAGCTGAAACAGTTGTACAAATGCAAAAAAACTTCTTATTCGCAGTAGTACGTGGCGAATCTGAACAAGCAGGTTACGAAATCTCTAAAGCAGTTTACGAAGGTGGCGTTAAAAACATTGAAGTTACTTTCTCAACTCCTGGTGCTGAGCGCGTAATGGCTCGTTTATCAGAAGAATTTGAAGGTACTGATATGGTTGTAGGTGCTGGTACTGTTCTAGATGCAATTACTGCACGTATCTCAATCTTAAATGGTGCACGTTTCATCGTTTCACCAACATGGGTACCTGAAATTGCTGAAATCTGTAATTTATACACAATTCCATACTTACCAGGTTGTGGTACTGTAACTGAAATCCAACAAGCATTAACTGCTGGTTGCGAAATCGTTAAAGTGTTCCCAGGTGGTGTATTAGGTTCTGGATTCATTAAAGATGTTCATGGTCCACTTCCACAAGTTGAAATGATGCCATCAGGTGGCGTTAACATCGACAACATGGAAACTTGGATCAACAATGGTGCATGGGCAGTTGGTGTTGGTTCAGCTTTAACTAAACGTTACAAAGCTGACGGAGCTGACTCTTGTCGTGAAGAAGCACAAAAATTTGCTGATAAATTAGCAGAAATCCAAGGCGGAAAATAA